A part of Silvimonas soli genomic DNA contains:
- a CDS encoding GNAT family N-acetyltransferase — protein MSHFQTARWQQGAFEVDTDPARLNLNLETAYDFIGRQSYWAKGMPFETFHRSVQGALCFGIYEGERLVGFARVITDGATIGYLGDVFIDTEHRGQGLSKWLLQCIHTHPDLQGLRRWMLFTADAHGLYEQFGWKPAARPERYLERLNTDPYKQ, from the coding sequence ATGTCCCACTTTCAGACCGCCCGTTGGCAACAGGGCGCGTTTGAGGTCGACACCGACCCTGCGCGCCTGAATCTCAACCTTGAAACCGCTTATGACTTTATTGGCCGCCAGTCCTATTGGGCCAAAGGTATGCCATTCGAGACATTCCATCGCTCGGTGCAAGGTGCCTTGTGCTTTGGCATTTACGAGGGCGAGCGCTTGGTGGGTTTTGCCCGCGTGATTACCGACGGCGCCACCATTGGCTATCTGGGCGACGTGTTTATCGATACCGAACATCGTGGCCAGGGTTTGTCCAAATGGCTGCTGCAATGCATACACACTCATCCGGACTTGCAAGGCTTGCGCCGCTGGATGCTGTTTACCGCCGACGCGCACGGCCTTTATGAACAATTTGGCTGGAAACCAGCGGCCCGTCCCGAGCGTTATCTGGAACGGTTAAATACGGACCCGTACAAACAATGA
- the hemA gene encoding glutamyl-tRNA reductase, whose product MNLLVLGVNHETAPLSVRERLAFSPTELQTALPGLVAQPGVMEAAIISTCNRTELYCNAHDGKALLDWYAANRGRNPDELGSYLYLHSGQDAAKHAFRVAAGLDSMVLGETQILGQLKDAERQARESGSMGVLLNGLFQRAFQVAKDVRTQTRIGSASVSMAAAAVKLAERIFPSVGECKVLFVGAGEMIELCATYFAAQKPARIAVANRTLERGERLAQEHGGDAMLLTDLAERLHEFDIVVSSTASPLPVIGKGMIERAIKLRKHRPIFIVDLAVPRDVEPEAAELADVYLYTVDDLSEVVRQGVHARQGEVVAAEALISDHVSEFNHWLASRELVPTIRDLRDNADRAARNELARAKKRLAAGDNPEEVLEKLTAQLSAKFLHAPLASLNAASGEEQAALVVAARRLFRLHDEE is encoded by the coding sequence ATGAATCTGCTCGTACTCGGCGTCAATCACGAAACCGCTCCGCTATCGGTGCGGGAGCGGCTTGCCTTCTCGCCGACCGAATTGCAGACCGCGCTGCCAGGCCTCGTGGCGCAACCTGGCGTCATGGAAGCGGCCATCATCTCCACCTGTAATCGCACCGAACTCTATTGCAACGCCCATGATGGCAAGGCGTTGCTGGACTGGTACGCCGCCAATCGCGGCCGCAATCCGGATGAGTTGGGCAGCTATCTTTATCTGCATTCCGGCCAGGATGCCGCCAAACATGCTTTTCGCGTGGCAGCCGGGCTCGATTCAATGGTGCTGGGCGAAACCCAGATTCTGGGGCAACTGAAAGACGCGGAACGCCAGGCGCGTGAATCGGGCAGCATGGGTGTGCTGCTCAATGGCTTGTTCCAGCGCGCGTTTCAGGTCGCCAAAGATGTGCGCACACAAACGCGTATTGGTTCGGCATCTGTTTCAATGGCTGCAGCGGCGGTCAAATTGGCCGAACGCATTTTTCCGTCAGTGGGCGAATGCAAAGTGTTATTTGTGGGCGCGGGCGAGATGATCGAACTGTGCGCCACTTATTTTGCCGCGCAAAAGCCTGCCCGAATCGCTGTGGCCAATCGCACCCTCGAACGCGGCGAACGGCTGGCACAAGAACATGGCGGCGACGCCATGTTGCTGACTGATCTGGCCGAGCGCCTGCATGAGTTCGATATCGTGGTCAGCTCCACTGCCTCGCCGCTGCCGGTGATAGGTAAAGGCATGATCGAGCGCGCCATCAAACTGCGCAAACATCGCCCCATTTTCATCGTTGATCTGGCCGTGCCACGTGATGTGGAGCCTGAAGCCGCCGAGCTGGCCGATGTCTACCTCTACACAGTGGACGATCTATCCGAAGTGGTCCGCCAAGGCGTGCATGCGCGCCAGGGCGAAGTGGTCGCCGCCGAAGCGTTGATCTCTGACCACGTGAGCGAGTTCAATCACTGGCTGGCCAGCCGCGAACTGGTGCCCACCATTCGCGATTTGCGCGACAACGCCGACCGCGCCGCCCGTAACGAACTGGCCCGCGCCAAGAAACGCCTGGCCGCAGGCGACAATCCGGAAGAAGTGCTGGAAAAACTCACCGCACAGCTATCCGCCAAATTTCTGCACGCCCCACTCGCTTCACTGAATGCCGCCTCTGGTGAGGAGCAAGCCGCGCTGGTCGTGGCCGCCCGCCGCCTTTTTCGCCTGCACGACGAGGAATAG
- the hemF gene encoding oxygen-dependent coproporphyrinogen oxidase, whose product MSASQVRDYLLSLQQNIVATLENLDGHTFRHDQWDREEGGGGISRLVEDGGLIERGGVNFSHVLGKTLPPSATAHRPDLVGRAWEAMGVSLVIHPRNPYVPTVHMNVRLFRAYAEGQEDVFWFGGGMDLTPYYGFEEDAHHFHQTCHDAVAAFGPDYYPKYKAWCDKYFFLKHRNEPRGIGGLFFDDLSELGFEGGSAFIRAVGDAFLEAYVPIVERRREYQYGERERDWQAYRRGRYVEFNLVWDRGTLFGLQSGGRTESILMSMPPIVKWRYDWQPPVDSPEARLQTDFLTARDWLGLGPTAA is encoded by the coding sequence ATGTCCGCTAGCCAGGTTCGCGACTATCTCTTGTCGCTACAACAAAACATTGTCGCCACGCTGGAAAACCTGGATGGCCACACCTTCCGCCATGATCAATGGGATCGCGAAGAAGGCGGTGGCGGTATTTCACGGCTGGTGGAAGATGGCGGTTTGATTGAACGCGGTGGCGTCAATTTCTCGCACGTATTGGGCAAGACACTGCCGCCCTCCGCCACCGCGCATCGCCCGGACCTGGTTGGTCGCGCCTGGGAAGCCATGGGCGTATCGCTGGTTATTCACCCGCGCAACCCTTATGTGCCCACGGTCCACATGAATGTGCGGCTGTTCCGGGCCTACGCCGAGGGCCAGGAAGATGTGTTCTGGTTTGGTGGCGGCATGGATCTGACGCCTTACTACGGCTTTGAGGAAGACGCCCACCACTTCCATCAAACCTGCCACGACGCCGTTGCGGCATTCGGGCCGGACTACTACCCCAAATACAAAGCCTGGTGCGACAAGTATTTCTTCCTCAAACATCGCAACGAACCGCGTGGCATTGGTGGGTTGTTCTTTGATGATTTGTCCGAACTGGGTTTTGAGGGCGGTTCTGCCTTTATCCGCGCGGTAGGTGACGCGTTCCTTGAGGCTTACGTGCCGATTGTGGAACGCCGCCGCGAGTATCAATACGGCGAACGGGAACGCGACTGGCAAGCCTACCGCCGCGGCCGTTATGTCGAGTTCAACCTGGTGTGGGATCGTGGCACGCTGTTTGGCCTGCAGTCGGGCGGGCGTACCGAATCAATCTTGATGTCGATGCCGCCGATTGTGAAATGGCGTTATGACTGGCAACCGCCGGTAGATTCGCCAGAAGCGCGCTTGCAAACGGACTTCCTCACTGCACGGGATTGGCTGGGGTTGGGACCAACCGCAGCGTAG
- the purD gene encoding phosphoribosylamine--glycine ligase codes for MNVLVIGNGGREHALAWKLSQSSRVGKVFVAPGNAGTALEHNLTNVPITDIEVLLAFAKREQVQLTVVGPEAPLSKGVVDAFRKGGMKIFGPSKAAAQLESSKDFAKAFMKRHGIPTAEYETFADATKAHAYIDAKGAPIVIKADGLAAGKGVVVAMTLAEAHEAVDAMLSDNKLGDAGARVVIEEFLTGEEASFIVMVDGKNVLALASSQDHKRLKDGDEGPNTGGMGAYSPAPVVTPEIHARAMREVILPTVQGMARDGIVYTGFLYAGLMISPDGSIKTLEFNCRMGDPETQPIMLRLKSDLVDLVEHAVEGTLDQAEVEWDRRVALGVVMASANYPDAPRTGDVISGLPAETDDGHVFHAGTTLNAEGQPMTSGGRVLCVTAFGETFKAAQKRAYELMSGIQFDGAQHRTDIGWRAISRK; via the coding sequence ATGAATGTTCTTGTAATTGGCAATGGTGGTCGTGAGCACGCGCTGGCCTGGAAGCTGTCGCAATCGTCGCGCGTGGGCAAGGTTTTTGTCGCACCGGGCAATGCTGGCACTGCGCTGGAACACAACCTGACTAACGTGCCAATCACCGACATTGAGGTGTTGCTGGCCTTTGCCAAGCGCGAGCAAGTGCAACTGACCGTAGTCGGCCCGGAAGCGCCGCTGTCCAAAGGTGTTGTCGATGCCTTTCGCAAAGGCGGCATGAAGATTTTCGGGCCAAGCAAAGCGGCGGCCCAACTGGAAAGCTCCAAGGATTTCGCCAAGGCGTTCATGAAGCGCCACGGCATCCCGACTGCCGAATACGAAACCTTTGCCGATGCCACCAAGGCTCATGCTTATATTGATGCCAAAGGCGCGCCGATCGTGATCAAGGCTGATGGCTTGGCTGCAGGCAAGGGTGTAGTGGTTGCCATGACGCTGGCCGAAGCGCATGAAGCCGTCGACGCCATGTTGTCGGACAACAAGCTGGGTGACGCCGGTGCCCGCGTGGTCATCGAAGAGTTTTTGACTGGCGAAGAAGCCAGTTTCATCGTCATGGTGGATGGCAAGAATGTGCTGGCGCTGGCTTCCAGCCAGGATCACAAACGCCTGAAAGACGGCGACGAAGGCCCCAATACCGGTGGCATGGGCGCATACAGCCCGGCGCCCGTGGTGACACCAGAAATCCATGCCCGCGCCATGCGCGAGGTGATTCTGCCCACCGTGCAAGGTATGGCGCGCGATGGCATTGTCTATACCGGTTTTCTGTATGCCGGTTTGATGATCAGCCCCGATGGCTCCATCAAAACCCTGGAATTCAACTGCCGCATGGGCGATCCAGAAACCCAGCCGATCATGCTGCGCTTGAAGAGCGATCTGGTTGATCTGGTCGAGCACGCGGTTGAAGGCACGCTGGACCAAGCCGAGGTGGAATGGGATCGTCGCGTGGCGCTGGGCGTGGTGATGGCCTCGGCCAATTATCCGGATGCCCCGCGCACCGGCGACGTGATCTCTGGCTTGCCAGCTGAAACTGACGATGGCCACGTATTCCACGCCGGCACCACGTTAAACGCCGAAGGCCAGCCAATGACCAGCGGTGGCCGCGTGCTGTGTGTGACCGCGTTTGGTGAGACCTTCAAAGCCGCGCAAAAACGTGCCTACGAATTGATGTCGGGTATTCAGTTTGATGGTGCGCAGCACCGCACTGATATTGGCTGGCGCGCTATCAGCCGCAAGTAG
- a CDS encoding ABC transporter substrate-binding protein, translating into MLNLRLTLCAAAVFGVSALAAQAAEVEVLHYWTSGGEAKAAGELKTMLEAKGDKWKDFAVAGGAGENAMTALKTRVVSGNPPAAAQLKGPAIQEWGDQGVLVSIDDVAKADNWDKVLPPVVANVMKYKGQYVAAPVNVHRVNWLWINADVLKKANAKVPTTWDEFFKTADALQKSGVTAVAIGGQSWQEAELLESVALGVGGADFYKKAFVKLDQASLKSVTMIKVLETYKRIKPYTDKAANGRDWNLATAMVINGKAGMQFMGDWAKGEFTVAGKQAGKDYLCVAAPGSAGSYTFNVDSFAFFKLKDKDAQKGQKDLAQLLMSPKFQEVFNLYKGSIPARQGMDLSKFDECGKKSAADFKAAAAKGTLVPSWAHDMAISPAVEGAIYDVAAQFWNDDSMTAQMAAEKIAAAAQTK; encoded by the coding sequence ATGTTGAACCTGAGACTGACCTTGTGTGCTGCCGCTGTCTTTGGCGTGAGCGCGTTGGCGGCGCAAGCGGCCGAAGTGGAAGTGCTGCATTACTGGACATCCGGCGGCGAAGCCAAAGCAGCGGGCGAACTAAAAACCATGCTCGAAGCCAAGGGCGACAAATGGAAAGACTTTGCCGTAGCCGGTGGTGCGGGTGAAAACGCCATGACTGCGCTGAAAACCCGCGTGGTCTCTGGCAACCCGCCTGCGGCAGCACAGTTGAAAGGCCCGGCCATTCAGGAATGGGGCGATCAGGGCGTACTGGTGTCGATTGATGATGTGGCCAAGGCCGACAACTGGGACAAAGTCCTGCCGCCGGTGGTGGCGAATGTCATGAAGTACAAGGGTCAATATGTGGCGGCCCCAGTCAACGTGCACCGTGTGAACTGGCTGTGGATCAACGCCGATGTACTCAAGAAAGCCAACGCCAAAGTCCCGACCACCTGGGACGAATTCTTCAAGACGGCCGATGCCTTGCAAAAGTCCGGCGTCACCGCCGTAGCCATTGGTGGGCAATCCTGGCAAGAGGCCGAATTGCTGGAAAGCGTCGCCTTGGGTGTGGGTGGCGCGGACTTTTACAAAAAGGCGTTTGTGAAGCTGGATCAAGCCTCGCTCAAGAGCGTCACCATGATCAAAGTGCTGGAAACCTACAAACGCATCAAGCCGTACACCGACAAGGCCGCCAATGGTCGTGACTGGAACCTGGCCACCGCCATGGTTATCAACGGCAAGGCCGGCATGCAGTTTATGGGGGACTGGGCCAAAGGCGAGTTCACGGTAGCGGGTAAACAAGCGGGCAAGGATTACCTGTGCGTGGCGGCGCCGGGCAGTGCGGGCTCGTATACCTTTAACGTAGATTCGTTTGCCTTCTTCAAGCTCAAAGACAAGGATGCGCAAAAGGGTCAGAAAGACCTGGCCCAGTTGCTGATGAGCCCGAAATTCCAGGAAGTCTTCAATCTATACAAGGGGTCGATCCCGGCGCGTCAGGGTATGGACTTGAGCAAGTTTGACGAGTGCGGAAAAAAATCCGCAGCCGACTTCAAAGCCGCAGCAGCCAAGGGCACGCTGGTACCGTCATGGGCTCATGACATGGCAATCTCGCCCGCAGTGGAAGGTGCCATCTATGATGTGGCCGCCCAATTCTGGAACGACGACAGCATGACTGCGCAAATGGCCGCTGAGAAAATTGCCGCTGCGGCGCAGACCAAATAA
- a CDS encoding LacI family DNA-binding transcriptional regulator, protein MPRKPSQKTARAATLHDVAAKVGVSAITVSRALNAPDLVSEKVRTQILATVDELGYVPNRSARTLVSSRSHTVAVLIPSLSNTVFIDTLAGINEVLDPRGYQILIGNTAYDDEKEERLLRTYLSHKPDGVLLTGTRQQAQMRAQLARLGIPAVHMMELDPSNERLCVGFSQEEAGRQITEHLLARGYRHIAFFGARLDPRVMQRLDGYRKALQAAGCYTQELEYLNPRPSRIGLGVEMLDVLRREHPECDAVFCCNDDLALGVLTGCQRTGIAVPSQLAVTGFNDLEGAAWATPTLTSVRTPRYRVGLEAAKLLLQLMDGNAPPAQRQLDLGFELQLRGSS, encoded by the coding sequence ATGCCGCGTAAACCCAGTCAAAAAACCGCTCGCGCCGCGACCTTGCATGATGTGGCCGCCAAAGTGGGCGTAAGTGCGATTACCGTGTCGCGTGCGCTGAACGCGCCCGATCTGGTCTCGGAAAAAGTGCGCACGCAAATCCTCGCCACCGTGGATGAACTTGGCTACGTGCCCAATCGCTCGGCCCGCACGCTGGTGTCCTCGCGCTCGCATACGGTGGCGGTGCTGATTCCGTCGTTATCCAACACCGTATTTATCGACACGTTGGCGGGTATCAATGAAGTGCTTGATCCGCGTGGTTATCAGATATTGATTGGCAACACTGCCTATGACGACGAGAAAGAAGAGCGCCTGCTGCGCACTTATCTATCGCACAAGCCGGACGGGGTGCTGCTGACCGGCACGCGGCAACAGGCGCAAATGCGCGCGCAGCTGGCGCGCCTCGGCATTCCGGCGGTGCATATGATGGAGCTGGACCCCAGTAATGAGCGCTTGTGTGTGGGGTTCTCGCAAGAAGAAGCAGGGCGGCAGATCACCGAACATTTGCTGGCACGGGGTTATCGGCATATCGCCTTCTTTGGCGCACGGCTTGATCCACGTGTGATGCAGCGGCTGGATGGTTATCGCAAAGCGCTGCAAGCGGCGGGTTGTTATACGCAGGAACTGGAATATCTGAATCCGCGCCCATCCCGCATTGGCCTTGGCGTGGAAATGCTGGATGTGTTGCGCCGTGAGCACCCGGAGTGCGATGCCGTGTTTTGCTGCAATGATGACTTGGCGCTAGGTGTGCTTACAGGGTGCCAACGCACCGGCATCGCCGTGCCGTCGCAACTGGCCGTGACCGGGTTCAATGATCTGGAAGGGGCTGCTTGGGCGACGCCCACACTGACCAGTGTACGAACACCGCGATATCGGGTTGGTCTGGAGGCCGCCAAGTTGTTGCTGCAACTCATGGATGGCAACGCTCCGCCAGCACAACGGCAACTGGACTTGGGTTTTGAACTGCAATTACGTGGCAGTAGCTGA
- the prfA gene encoding peptide chain release factor 1, which produces MKPSILAKLAQLADRLEEVGALLASEEATRDMNQYRKLTREHAELEPVVALYHQFNQIEADIAAAQDMLTDPDMKEMAEEEIKDGKQKLETLELDLQKALLPKDPNDERNIFLEIRAGTGGDESALFSADLFRMYSRFAERNRWQVEIMSASESDLGGYKEIIARIVGFGAYSRLKFESGGHRVQRVPVTETQGRIHTSACTVAVMPEADEAEEVNINPADLRIDTFRASGAGGQHINKTDSAVRVTHLPTGIVVECQDDRSQHKNKARALAVLAARIKDAQDRERHAKEAATRKSLVGSGDRSERIRTYNFPQGRMTDHRINLTLYKLDSIMDGDLEELTQALSNEQQAELLAQLAE; this is translated from the coding sequence ATGAAACCTTCGATTCTCGCCAAACTGGCACAACTGGCTGACCGGCTGGAAGAAGTCGGCGCGCTGCTGGCTTCGGAAGAAGCCACGCGCGATATGAACCAGTATCGCAAGCTCACCCGTGAGCACGCCGAGCTGGAGCCGGTGGTGGCGCTGTATCACCAATTCAACCAGATCGAAGCCGATATCGCCGCGGCGCAAGACATGCTGACCGACCCGGACATGAAAGAAATGGCCGAGGAAGAGATCAAAGACGGCAAGCAAAAGCTGGAAACGCTGGAGCTGGACCTGCAAAAAGCCTTGCTGCCCAAAGACCCGAACGACGAGCGCAATATTTTTCTGGAAATCCGCGCCGGTACCGGTGGCGATGAATCGGCACTGTTCTCGGCCGATCTGTTCCGCATGTACAGCCGCTTTGCCGAGCGCAACCGTTGGCAGGTGGAGATCATGTCCGCCAGCGAATCCGACCTGGGTGGCTACAAGGAAATCATCGCCCGCATCGTCGGCTTTGGCGCGTATTCACGGCTGAAATTCGAGAGTGGCGGCCACCGCGTGCAGCGCGTACCGGTAACCGAAACCCAAGGCCGGATTCATACTTCCGCGTGTACCGTGGCGGTAATGCCAGAGGCGGATGAGGCCGAAGAGGTCAACATCAACCCTGCTGATCTGCGTATCGACACCTTCCGCGCTTCGGGCGCGGGCGGGCAGCACATCAACAAAACCGACTCGGCCGTGCGCGTCACCCACTTGCCCACCGGAATTGTGGTGGAATGCCAGGACGACCGTAGTCAGCACAAGAACAAAGCCCGTGCGCTGGCCGTGCTGGCGGCACGCATCAAAGACGCGCAAGACCGCGAACGCCACGCCAAAGAAGCCGCCACGCGTAAAAGTCTGGTCGGCAGCGGCGACCGCTCCGAGCGCATCCGCACATATAACTTTCCGCAGGGCCGCATGACCGACCACCGCATCAATCTCACGCTCTACAAGCTGGATTCGATCATGGACGGCGATCTTGAAGAACTGACCCAGGCGCTGTCCAACGAGCAACAGGCCGAACTGCTGGCCCAACTGGCGGAATAA
- a CDS encoding ribonuclease catalytic domain-containing protein: MHVFYEEDGGFKVATVKESQPASLMVEDVRGKRSKVKGGNVLLKFERPGLDEILVQAEQLSTEIDIDLLWETCGEHEFGFEELAAEYFGANPSAAAQIAVVLRIAASPMYFYKKGKGRYKAAPEDNLKAALAGLVRKQREAEQMAAWQAELAAGKLPEAFLPVLPKLLHRPDKNTIEYKALAQAADALHTNATRLLQNVGAIPDVADYFLQGFLLETFPKGRDAVMTEPVVTPTDLPLAKVQAFSIDDVTTTEIDDALSLVKLPNGNWQVGIHIAAPVLGIAPDSELDKQVFDRLSTVYFPGDKITMLPDAAVQVFTLQEGAAPRPAVSMYLEVSPGFDILSHRSVVELVPIAANLRHDQIEAHFNELTAGKQDGPDFPWKAELTFMWRLAGEMEGRRGRADDPNAPVRIDYSFYVDTLENGEKRVRILPRKRGSPMDKLVAEMMILVNSQWGKDLKEAEIAAIYRVQNNGRVRMTTQPGPHIGLGVEYYAWSSSPLRRAVDFVNQQQLIAMINGTKPRFQKNDAELFAAIGSFDTAYAAYADFQDKMERYWCLRYMEQENIKEFSGSIIKENLVRVDGMPLVLRVPGLPELPAGSTVVLQRLKTDWLELNLDCRLATM, from the coding sequence ATGCACGTTTTTTATGAAGAAGACGGTGGCTTCAAGGTCGCCACGGTCAAGGAATCGCAGCCAGCGAGCCTGATGGTAGAAGACGTGCGCGGCAAGCGCAGCAAGGTCAAGGGCGGCAATGTGCTGCTCAAGTTCGAGCGCCCCGGCCTGGATGAAATCCTGGTACAAGCCGAGCAATTGAGTACCGAGATCGATATCGATCTCTTGTGGGAAACATGCGGTGAGCACGAGTTTGGCTTTGAAGAACTGGCCGCAGAATACTTCGGCGCCAACCCTTCCGCTGCCGCGCAGATCGCCGTGGTACTGCGCATTGCCGCTTCGCCGATGTACTTCTACAAGAAAGGCAAAGGCCGCTACAAAGCCGCGCCGGAAGACAACCTGAAAGCTGCACTGGCCGGGCTGGTACGCAAGCAGCGCGAAGCCGAGCAAATGGCCGCCTGGCAAGCCGAACTGGCTGCCGGCAAATTGCCAGAAGCGTTTTTGCCGGTTCTGCCCAAGCTGCTGCATCGCCCGGACAAAAACACCATCGAATACAAGGCATTGGCTCAGGCTGCCGATGCGCTGCACACCAATGCCACGCGTTTGCTGCAAAACGTCGGCGCTATCCCCGATGTGGCGGATTACTTCCTGCAAGGCTTCTTGCTGGAAACCTTCCCCAAGGGCCGCGATGCGGTGATGACCGAACCGGTGGTGACGCCGACCGATCTGCCGCTGGCCAAGGTGCAGGCGTTCTCGATTGATGACGTCACCACCACTGAAATCGACGATGCGCTCAGCCTGGTCAAGCTGCCCAATGGCAACTGGCAAGTGGGGATCCACATCGCTGCGCCAGTTTTGGGCATTGCGCCAGACAGCGAACTGGACAAGCAAGTGTTTGATCGTCTGTCGACCGTGTATTTTCCCGGCGACAAGATCACCATGCTGCCCGATGCCGCCGTGCAAGTGTTTACGCTGCAAGAAGGTGCCGCCCCTCGTCCTGCCGTGTCGATGTATCTGGAAGTTTCGCCCGGGTTCGACATTCTTTCGCACCGCTCTGTCGTGGAACTGGTGCCGATTGCCGCCAACCTGCGTCACGATCAGATCGAAGCACATTTCAATGAATTGACTGCCGGCAAGCAAGACGGCCCGGACTTCCCGTGGAAGGCCGAGCTGACCTTCATGTGGCGTCTGGCTGGTGAAATGGAAGGCCGTCGTGGTCGCGCCGATGACCCGAATGCGCCGGTGCGCATTGATTACAGCTTCTACGTGGATACGCTGGAAAACGGCGAAAAACGCGTGCGCATTCTGCCCCGCAAACGCGGCTCACCAATGGACAAACTGGTGGCCGAGATGATGATCCTGGTGAACAGCCAGTGGGGCAAGGATTTGAAAGAAGCCGAGATTGCCGCAATCTATCGGGTACAGAACAACGGTCGTGTACGCATGACTACACAACCAGGCCCGCATATCGGTCTGGGTGTTGAATATTACGCATGGTCTTCTTCGCCGCTGCGCCGGGCGGTGGACTTTGTGAACCAGCAGCAACTGATCGCGATGATCAACGGTACCAAGCCGCGCTTTCAGAAAAACGATGCCGAGCTGTTTGCGGCCATTGGTTCGTTCGATACCGCCTATGCGGCCTATGCGGACTTCCAGGACAAGATGGAGCGTTACTGGTGCCTGCGCTATATGGAGCAGGAAAACATCAAGGAATTCTCCGGTTCCATCATCAAAGAGAACCTGGTTCGCGTCGACGGCATGCCGTTGGTACTGCGCGTGCCAGGTCTGCCGGAATTACCGGCAGGTTCCACAGTCGTACTACAACGCCTCAAGACAGACTGGCTGGAATTGAATCTGGATTGCCGTCTGGCCACGATGTAA
- a CDS encoding phospholipid:lipid A palmitoyltransferase: protein MGSWLNQACAHVSDVAQNGKSDIYVSGYTWHDPSKYTEEKLNALNQWGWGGGYGKHVVDENGNEDLVLGMIFSDSHKNPELMVGYAGLWFTDPVLGGLSLGGGYTVGLTSRRDIFGGIPFPIVLPVAVIRYRQVSVMGTFIPSMGGVNNGNVAFFFSRYEFE from the coding sequence ATGGGGAGTTGGTTAAATCAAGCCTGTGCGCACGTTTCCGATGTAGCCCAGAATGGCAAATCGGACATTTATGTTTCGGGTTACACCTGGCATGATCCAAGCAAATACACCGAAGAAAAGCTTAACGCACTGAACCAGTGGGGCTGGGGCGGCGGTTACGGCAAGCACGTGGTGGACGAAAACGGCAACGAAGATCTGGTGCTGGGTATGATCTTCTCGGATTCGCACAAGAACCCGGAACTGATGGTTGGCTACGCCGGCCTGTGGTTTACCGATCCGGTGCTGGGTGGTTTGTCGCTGGGTGGCGGGTATACGGTGGGGCTGACCTCACGTCGCGATATTTTTGGCGGCATCCCGTTCCCGATCGTGCTGCCGGTGGCGGTAATCCGCTATCGCCAGGTATCGGTTATGGGTACGTTTATTCCCAGCATGGGTGGCGTTAACAATGGCAACGTGGCGTTCTTTTTTAGTCGCTACGAATTCGAATAA
- the panD gene encoding aspartate 1-decarboxylase — protein sequence MYRSMLKSKIHRVTATHSELHYEGSCAIDEDLLDAANVREFEEVTIWNINNGARFSTYAIKGARGSGIISLNGSAARQAQVGDLLIIATFAQYDEAELANHNPSLVFVDAQNKIASIKHGTPTQEN from the coding sequence ATGTACCGCAGCATGCTCAAGTCCAAGATTCATCGCGTTACCGCCACGCATTCCGAACTGCATTACGAAGGATCGTGTGCCATCGATGAAGACTTGCTGGACGCGGCCAATGTGCGCGAGTTTGAAGAAGTCACCATCTGGAACATCAACAACGGTGCGCGCTTCTCTACCTACGCCATCAAGGGTGCGCGCGGTTCCGGCATCATTTCGCTGAATGGTTCTGCGGCTCGCCAGGCGCAAGTGGGCGATCTGCTGATCATCGCCACCTTTGCCCAGTATGACGAAGCCGAACTGGCCAACCACAACCCGTCACTGGTGTTTGTGGATGCGCAGAACAAGATCGCCAGCATCAAGCACGGCACGCCCACGCAAGAAAACTGA